Below is a window of Demequina muriae DNA.
CAGCCGGGGCCGCCGGCTCGGTCGCCCACGAGCCCCCTGCCACCGCATCGGCCGCGAGCAGCGCGTTGCCTGAGCCCGCACCTGTGCCGACCGCCGCCCCGCCATCGCCCCCCGCAGGTGCGATTCCAGCGAGCGACAGCGACGATGACGACGACCACACCGTCATCGCGTCGCGGAAGCGCGAGACGTGGGTCCTCGAGGTCGAGGGCGGGGCGTCCTACGGGCTGGGGAGCGAGAGCGTCGTGCTGGGCCGCTCGACGGCCGCCGCGATCCCGGGCCGCCTCGGCGTCGACGATCCCACGCGCACGCTCTCGAAGCTCCACGCGGAGCTCGAACCCCGCAACGGCGGGTGGTGGGTGCGCGACCTCGGGTCCACCAACGGCACCTACGTGCGCGCCGAGGACGGCACCGAGCGCGAGGTCGGCGACGACGGCGCGCTTGTCGACGGCGACCTGATCCTCGGCGACCTGGTGGCTCGGATCGTCGTCGCCGAGGACCGCCGATGAACGTCGCATGGTGCGCGGGCGCCGGCGCCACCGATCCTGGTGGGCGCGCTCGCAACGAGGACGCCTTCCTGAGCCTCGGTCCGGTCCACGTGGTCGCGGACGGCATGGGGGGACATGTGGCGGGAGCGGCGGCGAGCACCGCCGTGGTGGAGGCCTTCCGTCCGCTCGCAGAGGCATCGCCAGTGACGCCCCACGACGTGGTGACGACGGTCGAGCGCGCGCAGCGCGACGTCGAGCGCGTCAGTGAGCAGGCGGGCGGCAACTCCGGCTCCACGCTCACCGGAGCCATCGCGGTGGAGCACGACGGTCATCCCTGGTGGATGGTCATCAACGTCGGCGACTCCCGGGTGTACTCGCTGTACGGGGGGAGCGTGTCGCAGATCACCGTCGACCACTCCTACGTGCAGGAGCTCGTGGACCGCGGCGACATCACCCCCGCCCAGGCAGAGGTGCATCCGGACCGCAACATCGTGACGCGGGCCATCGGCGACGGCCTGCGTGACTTCGATGCCTGGCTGGTGCCCGCGATGCCCGGATGCAGGCTCGTGGTCGCCAGCGACGGACTCATGAAGGCGATGTCCGATGCGCGCATCGGCTCGATCGCGGCGCTGGCCGGGGAGGCGGGCCTCGCGGCGAGTCGCCTGGTCGAGGCCGCGGTGGAGGCCGGCGCGAGCGACAACGTCACGGTGGTGGTGGCGGACACTCTCCATGCGCAGACCAGCGACGATGCGGACCCGTCCCCCTGGCGCTCGTGGGGACTGAGGAACGATGATGACGACACCACCGTAGCGGGACGCCGCCGGGAGCGCGTGTGACCCCCGACGAACGCGATCATTCTTCGCCACCAGATGACGCAGCCCAGTCCGACGATGAGACGCGCGTCGTGCCGCGTCGTCGTGCGGGGAGTCCACAGGCCGTGAACGAGGATCGTGACGACGATGCTGACGACGCCACTCGCCTGACGTCGCGACGCAGGCCCACGTCGGACGATGACGACGACCCCGATGGCGCGACGCGGATCGTGACCCGCCGCGGACGCGGCGAGGACGCATCGGCCGCCCACCCTGATGCCGCGATGGAGGGCGCTCGCGACCTCGACGACGCGACGCGGCTCTCGTCCCGATCGGCCGGGCACGAACCCGACGCGACCCGGCTCTCGTCCCGATCCGGCGCTCCTGTGGCCGAGCCTCAGGAGGACGCGACGCAGCTGGCCAGGCCACGCGGCGGACCAGGCGAGTCCGGTGCGCCAGGGGGCTGGAGGCGTGGCACGAGACCGGGCGAGCTGCCGGACGGCTATGAGTCGCATGAGGTCTCTCGCGGCACCTTCGGCGAGCGGGACGGAGCGTATGGTCCGCGTGCCGCGTCGTCCGCGACGGAGGTTCCGCGACTCGAGGATGGACCGCCTCCCGCTCGGGCCGATGCGCGGGAGGCGCCTGCGGTCGTCGCACCGGCGGAGGCCGCGCGGCGGCGTGTCGCTGAGCGACGTCGGCGGCTGCTGACGGCGATGGGGGTGGCCGCTGCCCTCGCCGCCGTCGTGACTCTCGCGGTGCTCGCCATCGTCTTCCTGTCGGGAGCTGGCGAGCCCTGACCCCCGGGGCAGCGCATCGGCGCTCCCGCACGGGCCCTCGCTGACCCCGCCCATCCCGGCGTGCGTCGC
It encodes the following:
- a CDS encoding PP2C family protein-serine/threonine phosphatase, with the translated sequence MNVAWCAGAGATDPGGRARNEDAFLSLGPVHVVADGMGGHVAGAAASTAVVEAFRPLAEASPVTPHDVVTTVERAQRDVERVSEQAGGNSGSTLTGAIAVEHDGHPWWMVINVGDSRVYSLYGGSVSQITVDHSYVQELVDRGDITPAQAEVHPDRNIVTRAIGDGLRDFDAWLVPAMPGCRLVVASDGLMKAMSDARIGSIAALAGEAGLAASRLVEAAVEAGASDNVTVVVADTLHAQTSDDADPSPWRSWGLRNDDDDTTVAGRRRERV